One genomic region from Phycodurus eques isolate BA_2022a chromosome 16, UOR_Pequ_1.1, whole genome shotgun sequence encodes:
- the LOC133415144 gene encoding heme-binding protein 1-like: MFGMIKNSLFGNTEETEYKLLSTETKDGVSFEVRRYDPAKYAVVSSEGRTYDQVTGELVRKLLMYIGGCNEQGEAMGTAAPTIITVYPRNDGVLSRRLVVAIRIPTFYQQSPPTPTDNTIRVEDRPGMTVYTLQFGGFAGESEYRAEALRLTRTLGETAPFQRKQYFCCSYDSPIKPYGRRNEVWFIQEEP; this comes from the exons ATGTTTGGAATGATCAAGAATTCGCTCTTCGGAAACACCGAGGAGACAGAATATAAACTACTAAGCACAGAGACCAAG GATGGAGTGAGCTTTGAGGTACGGCGCTATGATCCCGCCAAATACGCGGTTGTTTCCTCTGAGGGGCGCACTTACGACCAGGTGACAGGGGAGCTGGTGAGGAAGCTGCTCATGTACATCGGTGGATGCAATGAACAAG GTGAGGCGATGGGTACAGCAGCGCCCACCATCATCACGGTCTACCCTCGGAACGACGGTGTTCTATCCCGTCGTTTGGTGGTGGCCATCCGCATACCTACCTTCTACCAGCAAAGCCCCCCGACGCCCACGGACAATACTATTAGAGTCGAGGATCGGCCTGGCATGACTGTCTATACACT GCAATTTGGAGGTTTCGCAGGTGAGAGTGAGTACCGTGCTGAGGCCTTACGTTTGACACGCACCCTGGGCGAGACGGCCCCATTCCAGCGCAAGCAATACTTCTGTTGCAGCTACGACTCGCCAATCAAACCTTACGGCCGCCGCAATGAGGTGTGGTTCATACAGGAAGAGCCGTAG